The Desulfuribacillus alkaliarsenatis nucleotide sequence TCGCCCCAGAGTTTATCGCTTTTGTTCTCCCAGAAGACAAGAAAAGAGGGGATCCTAAGTCCCCTCGCCTTCTGGCAGAATCCCTTGTTAGCGCTCAGGTTGCTCTCCAGCAGTGCCTTATCCTCTAACAGGGCAAGAGCCATGTATAGTATGCCCACTTAATGGAAAACTAAAAACCATAATCTAGTAGAACTTAGTAATGAATTTTTCTAATATAAAATCCATTTACACAAAATTATTTACACTTCCTTTTTATTCGTGTGTTTTTATTATTATAGTGTTATTCTAAAAGTTATCAATAACTAACTCAACTATTTCCTCATCATCGCCATCGTAAATGCCAATCCAATAGTTATATATTCCAGTTGCCCAGTAATAGTTCTCCATTCTTGCACTTGTAACGTATATCATATCTTGATTGGCAATTGTAACTTCTGTGCGTCCTATATAAGTAGGACTTCTAGGCATCATTTCATCCATTATTTCAAATAACCAATAAGCTTCTTCTTCATCCCTCGACTCTGAAATCCATAATACGAAGAAATCTCCACGGTCATTAGCATACTCCGCAATGATACCATCAATGATATCAATTGCTGTACCATGAAGTCTGTCAATATCTGCAAGTGCTTCCTCTCCAACTAATAGTCCAACTAAAGTAAAATCTCCTAGAGTTTCAGGAACAACATCCCCTAAAGCACTACCATTAACATTAGGCTGTTCATTAGAAGCGGGTTGTTCATTAGCGTCAGTTGCTTCATACGAATTTTGAGTAATATTACTTGTACCATTTTGTCCTAAACTAAAAACGACTAGTACTGCCACTAATACAAAACCAAGAGTAATATACCATTTGTTCAAGAACTTACACCCCTATTTCATTTGATTTAAAAATTCAAAACTACAGTTCTATTTAACTATTTATACCCTACGTGAAAACTATCTAAAAATCATGAATAATATGTGACAAAATTTCAAACAAAAATTAACTAGCCAGTATGAGCAAAAAAGCTGGTACTCACATTTAAAGATAGAGTCTAAAGTTAATCTATCTATGCTCGTATCAGCTTATATTGTCACTACTATGTAAATTTAATTACACTTTGTTATTTTTTTAATACATCCATAATTTGTTCTTTTGTCGGATAAATTTGTTTAGTAAGTAATTCTCCATCAACAGTTACTACCGGTAACTTATCAGGCCCTTCATTTTGTAGTATTTCCGCAACAACAGGATTACTCATGAATTCCATCGGTTGGGCACTTATCATGTATCTCTTAACCTCTACTTCATCTGCATAGTTCTTCTGCAAATCAAGTATTAGCTCTTGGATTCTTATTAACTTTTCATCTACGCTTGGGCCACATATACCATTACTACAACACATGGCTGGATCATAAATTTGAATTTTTGTTTTTGCCACAATACTCTCTCCTTACTCAGTTCCTAATATTCCTGTTCTCTAATGAGCTATAGAGTTTTTAACCTCAAGAAGCACTTGATTAACATCTAAATCTGCCGAAGCTATTTTAAGTTCTCCATTTATAAACAGGGCTGGAAGTGACTTCCCTTCGTTCTGTATGCTTTTGACACTCTCATAATATGGTGTCGCATCTTTAGAGAAAACGTTAATAAATTTCACATCTATCTCTATACCAAGTTGTTCTCTAGCTTGTTTGCTAGCATGATCTGCTATTTCTTCTGCTGCAAGCGCCTCCGGCGCACACCCTGAATTAGGTCCTCAACCACAAGCTGCTGACCCTGGAAAGCCAACAATTATAACATCAAATTTTTTGTCCATAAATCGTATGTCCTCCTTAAATTGTCATTCTGTTTCGGAATAGTATTCGTTCATACTATTCTAATTTAGACTCATAATTATAACATGAAATCATGGTAAATCTATGAATTATTTTACCTAACCATAAAGTTTAAATGCGCTTTGTTTTAAAATATCTAAACCAACAATCTCCTGATCAAACACCTCTAATTGCAACACTTTCGCTTGTTTAAATGCAGTCTCCATTTCCTGTAAATTACTCTGCTGCATCTCCCATCTAGATAATAAGTAAGGAGTTGTGCAATGTTCAATCGGAAGTACTAAGTTCGCAACAACCATCGCTGTTTGAATTTCTACTGTTGCTAATTCCTCACTTGCACGTTTAGCTTCTAAGATTGGAGTGCTCTCAGGGTATACAACGAATGACATCGATGTTTTATTATCGTCACGCATTTTTGTTAGAGCAACTTCAAACTTATCACGAATGATAGCGTCAGTAGGAGCTAGTCTTTGTTCACCTTTTGTATCTATTTTCTTATTCCAGTTAATTGGTAACTCTAAAAGTCGTAATGTATGACCTGTCGGAGCTGTATCAAATACTATAACTTCATACTTATCTTCATACTCAACCATGTATTGAATAAATTTATGGAACGACGCCATCTCTTCAGTACATGGCGAATCCAATTGTTCCTGTAACATGGCAACCATATCTTCAGAATATTTACCTTTAGCATCACTTAGAATTTCTTCACGGTAAGCTGCTAAAGCTTTCTTAGGGTTAATTCGAGTAGCATGTAGATTGTCCATATTACGCACATCAGTAATTTGTTCTTCAATTTCTTGTTCAAACACATTACTTAGATGGGAAGCTGGATCAGTTGTCACAAGCAGAGTTTTCTTGCCTTTCATAGCAGACCATACCGCTGTAGCACATGCCACAGATGTTTTCCCTACTCCACCTTTACCTGCGAATAAGACAACTCGCTGTTTCTCACCAGAAGCTGGTAGAACAATACTAGAAGCATCTGGGTTTTCTCGTTTTACAAATTTTTCTTTAGATTCTGTTTGGGTTTTTGTTTCTACAAACATTTGATCGACATATTCTGTTTCATAAAGTATTTTTCCTAGGCGTATCAATGCCTCTTTACCACGAATTTCGATATTTAATAACGGTACCTTCTTGATTTCTATGGCTAACTCAGCTTCGATGTTATGCAGGTATTTCTGTTGCATTTGTCTTCGTTTGCTAAAGAACTGACTAACTTCAACTTCTTCAGGTAAAATACCGTTAATAATTAACTGTTTAGGAATAATACCAATGTGTTTTAATTCCTCTGTTGAGCGCTTCATTTCATTTATTGGTGTCGCCTCAGGGTGAGCAACAAATACAAATGTGGTAATCTCTTGATTACGCATTAGAACTATTGCCTTTTCGTATTTCTCCCTAGCGCCTTTCAATAATTGAACAGGACCCATACAGGTTTGTCCACTTCCCTGTTCCGCTGATTCAATATGTTTCGCCCAGTCAATAGGTAGTTCTAGCATACGTAAAGTATGACCGGTTGGAGCAGTGTCAAAGATGACTACATCAAAGTCATCTGAGTCCATAAAATCGATAAATCGATCAAAGGACGCTATTTCCTCAGTGCATGGTGAATTTAGTTCCTCTTCTACTACATCCAAAATTTGTGCCGGCAAAATCTTACGCATCGGCTCTAACGTACGATTACGATACTCTTCAGTTGCTTGAACAGGATCAATTTCCATTCCATAAAGATTATCTAACATTTCGATTTTCGTAATTTTATGCCCAATTGGCTGCATAAACACGTCTGCAACATTAGATGCAGGATCAGTCGTAACTAATAATGTTTTTTTTCCTTGATTTGCAAAGTGCACTGCAGTAGCGGATGCCGTAGATGTCTTACCTACGCCACCTTTTCCTGAAAAAAAGTAAAATGAAGTGTTATGTTTCTGTTGCGCTTCCATTCTTTTATCCCCCTTCGTATCCTCGTGAACCTAATATTATTTATTTTAGTGTAGTTTAGTAAATGCTCATTTTAGCCAATTAAAGATATCCATAGATATAACCCGAATAAGGTTATAAGCAGTGTAGGTAAAGTCAATATGATACCAATCTTAAAATAGTATCCCCAACTAATCTTAATTCCTTTACTATTTAACACATGTAACCAAAGCAATGTTGCTAAGGAACCAATTGGCGTAATCTTCGGTCCTAAATCACAGCCGACAATATTGGCGTATATTAAGGCTTTTTGTACTGTTGGGTCGAGTCCTGCTATCCCGTCTATAGCTAAGACATTAATTAAAACAGTTGGTAAATTGTTCATGACGGATGATAGCAATGCTGCTAGAATACCCATAAACATTGTAGCCGAAAACAATCCCTTGTTAGCGAAAAACTCTATCATACTACCTAATGCATCCGTTAGACCGACATTCCTTAGGCCGTATACAACGACATACATTCCAATCGAAAAAATTACGATTGTCCAAGGCGCTTCTTTAACAATAATTCTACTATCAACAACATTTGTGAAGTGTGCAGCAATTAGAAATGCAATGGCTATAACACCCGCAACAATAGATACTGGGATATTAAGCTCTTCACTGGCTATGTAGCCGACTAGTAGTAAAGCCAGAATTGCCCAAGAGGCTTTGAACATCCCCATATGTCTAATACCATCTATCGGTTGTTTAAGCTCATTAACGTCATAATCTTTTGGTATATCTTTACGGAACAATAGAAACAAAACAATTATTGTCCCCAACAAGGCAAATAAGTTAGTTACAACCATATATTTTGCATATTCTACGAATCCAATTCCGAAATAATCAGCAGAAACAATATTAACTAAGTTACTTACTACTAATGGTAAAGAAGTAGTGTCTGCTACAAAGCCACTTGCCATTATATATGGCAGCATTATTTTCTTCGGAAACTTCAATGCTTTTATCTGTTCATAAACTATAGGTGTTAATATTAAAGCTGCACCATCATTATTAAAAAATGCTGTTACTGCGGCCCCTAGTAAGATTATATATAATAATAAAAGCTTCCCATTACCACCAGCAAGTCTCGCCATATGAATAGCTGACCATTCAAAAAAACCTATCTGATCAAGTATCATTGATATTATTATGATAGCTACAAATGCTAATGTAGCATTCCAGACTATTCCTGTAACCGTTACAACATCACTTAGACTAACGATGCCTAAAAGAAGCACCAGGAGCGTTCCTCCGACAGCAGGCC carries:
- a CDS encoding TRC40/GET3/ArsA family transport-energizing ATPase encodes the protein MEAQQKHNTSFYFFSGKGGVGKTSTASATAVHFANQGKKTLLVTTDPASNVADVFMQPIGHKITKIEMLDNLYGMEIDPVQATEEYRNRTLEPMRKILPAQILDVVEEELNSPCTEEIASFDRFIDFMDSDDFDVVIFDTAPTGHTLRMLELPIDWAKHIESAEQGSGQTCMGPVQLLKGAREKYEKAIVLMRNQEITTFVFVAHPEATPINEMKRSTEELKHIGIIPKQLIINGILPEEVEVSQFFSKRRQMQQKYLHNIEAELAIEIKKVPLLNIEIRGKEALIRLGKILYETEYVDQMFVETKTQTESKEKFVKRENPDASSIVLPASGEKQRVVLFAGKGGVGKTSVACATAVWSAMKGKKTLLVTTDPASHLSNVFEQEIEEQITDVRNMDNLHATRINPKKALAAYREEILSDAKGKYSEDMVAMLQEQLDSPCTEEMASFHKFIQYMVEYEDKYEVIVFDTAPTGHTLRLLELPINWNKKIDTKGEQRLAPTDAIIRDKFEVALTKMRDDNKTSMSFVVYPESTPILEAKRASEELATVEIQTAMVVANLVLPIEHCTTPYLLSRWEMQQSNLQEMETAFKQAKVLQLEVFDQEIVGLDILKQSAFKLYG
- a CDS encoding arsenic transporter — encoded protein: MTQTILALIEFIATLIIVIWQPRGISIGWPAVGGTLLVLLLGIVSLSDVVTVTGIVWNATLAFVAIIIISMILDQIGFFEWSAIHMARLAGGNGKLLLLYIILLGAAVTAFFNNDGAALILTPIVYEQIKALKFPKKIMLPYIMASGFVADTTSLPLVVSNLVNIVSADYFGIGFVEYAKYMVVTNLFALLGTIIVLFLLFRKDIPKDYDVNELKQPIDGIRHMGMFKASWAILALLLVGYIASEELNIPVSIVAGVIAIAFLIAAHFTNVVDSRIIVKEAPWTIVIFSIGMYVVVYGLRNVGLTDALGSMIEFFANKGLFSATMFMGILAALLSSVMNNLPTVLINVLAIDGIAGLDPTVQKALIYANIVGCDLGPKITPIGSLATLLWLHVLNSKGIKISWGYYFKIGIILTLPTLLITLFGLYLWISLIG
- the arsD gene encoding arsenite efflux transporter metallochaperone ArsD, with product MAKTKIQIYDPAMCCSNGICGPSVDEKLIRIQELILDLQKNYADEVEVKRYMISAQPMEFMSNPVVAEILQNEGPDKLPVVTVDGELLTKQIYPTKEQIMDVLKK